In Aedes albopictus strain Foshan chromosome 3, AalbF5, whole genome shotgun sequence, the following are encoded in one genomic region:
- the LOC109427713 gene encoding uncharacterized protein LOC109427713, whose product MFSKQEILAALLQFQSGEMPEATSTSEPVPGYSCGTATVNAIQEAPIIMQQPQVSGKSAVRENNGVDNLGIRYVVVDEQAITEKSAEGEQAGSLGEFLQTAGLEMYTHTLPNEHGITTLQMFSEMEKEDVNLFCQVISHRILFRKLLVELKDKSEFDFSMLSDGGHHKFSNLRDFLQSRPEGRSILAYYEAHKDLSNAMRNELVRIIQLEGLNLNLTLDSKFHKLMTEKIIQLFPGENQV is encoded by the exons ATGTTCTCGAAACAGGAAATCCTGGCTGCATTGCTTCAGTTTCAATCCGGCGAAATGCCTGAAGCAACATCCACTTCGGAACCAGTTCCAGGCTACTCCTGTGGTACAGCCACAGTGAATGCGATACAGGAGGCGCCGATTATCATGCAGCAACCGCAAGTATCGGGAAAAAGTGCCGTCCGGGAAAACAACGGAGTGGACAACCTAGGTATCCGCTACGTTGTAGTTGACGAACAGGCTATAACGGAAAAATCTGCCGAAGGCGAACAAGCAGGgtctctgggagaatttctccaaACCGCTGGCCTGGAGATGTATACACACACCCTGCCAAATGAACACGGCATCACAACTTTGCAGATGTTTTCTGAAATGGAAAAGGAGGACGTAAATTTGTTCTGCCAAGTGATCAGCCATCGAATTCTGTTTCGAAAGCTGTTGGTAGAGCTG AAGGACAAATCCGAGTTTGATTTTTCGATGTTGAGCGACGGAGGACACCATAAG TTTAGTAACCTCCGTGATTTCCTCCAAAGCCGGCCGGAAGGGAGATCAATTTTGGCGTACTATGAGGCACACAAAGATTTGTCCAATGCTATGCGCAATGAGCTGGTTCGCATCATACAGCTGGAAGGTTTAAACCTGAATCTGACCCTGGACAGCAAATTCCACAAGTTGATGACCGAAAAGATTATCCAACTGTTTCCCGGAGAAAATCAGGTATGA